A single region of the Lacerta agilis isolate rLacAgi1 chromosome 9, rLacAgi1.pri, whole genome shotgun sequence genome encodes:
- the STOML1 gene encoding stomatin-like protein 1: protein MFSRSGYQALPLGDTDQYRQSCNWPDEPRKAFFPPGRTWSALKLMQKGADPPQECLSWICHGVVTTFVFLVTILLFPISGWFVLKIVPTYERMIVFRLGRIRAPQGPGVVLVLPFIDHWQLVDLRTRAFSIPPCKLMSRDGAWVSVGADVQFRVWDPLLSVMMVKDLNIATRMTAQNAMTKIVLKKYLREIQTEKLRIADQLLVEINDITKSWGLEVDRVELILGSVLQASQENVPVPQAQGSRPPIPGLEGLDSTIQLLALQFFDKTLSAAASGPSSPAPSDHVEVENEMEEPPHAVHTEPGGSIEGRRFKAEEHLSVLERGLSESLVNQVKACYQINVLLAGGAKATYFIDLSAGRGRIGPGPPDHSPDVVLEVSESDLEAFILGELHPLNAYVCGRLQVHGDLSVALKLEELFKVMKQRR, encoded by the exons ATGTTCAGCCGGTCAGGATACCAAGCGTTGCCATTAGGAGACACTGACCAGTACCGGCAATCGTGCAACTGGCCAGATGAACCTCGGAAGGCTTTCTTTCCACCTGGGCGCACATGGAGCGCACTGAAGCTGATGCAGAAGGGAGCAG ATCCCCCTCAAGAGTGCTTGTCATGGATTTGCCATGGGGTGGTCACGACTTTTGTGTTCCTGGTCACAATCCTACTCTTCCCCATCTCGGGCTGGTTTGTTCTGAAG ATAGTGCCTACTTACGAGCGGATGATCGTGTTCCGTCTGGGGCGGATCCGAGCCCCCCAAGGCCCGGGGGTGGTTTTGGTGCTGCCCTTTATTGATCACTGGCAGCTGGTGGACCTCCGGACACGGGCTTTCAGCATCCCGCCATGCAAG CTGATGTCTCGGGATGGAGCGTGGGTCTCTGTGGGGGCTGATGTCCAGTTCCGTGTTTGGGATCCGCTGCTGTCAGTCATGATGGTGAAAGATCTCAACATTGCCACGCGGATGACCGCCCAGAATGCCATGACCAAGATTGTGCTTAAGAAGTACCTGCGGGAGATTCAAACAGAGAAGCTGCGGATTGCAGACCAGCTCCTG GTGGAAATCAATGACATCACCAAGTCTTGGGGCCTTGAGGTGGACAGGGTGGAACTGATCCTGGGAAGCGTCCTCCAGGCATCCCAGGAGAATGTCCCAGTCCCACAGGCGCAAGGCTCAAGGCCTCCAATCCCAGGATTGGAAGGGCTGGACAGCACCATTCAGCTGCTGGCTCTCCAGTTCTTTGACAAGACCCTGTCGGCTGCG gccagtggcccatctagtccagcaccct CTGATCATGTGGAGGTGGAGAACGAGATGGAGGAGCCACCGCACGCTGTCCACACAGAGCCAGGCGGCAGCATTGAAGGAAGGAGGTTCAAAGCCGAGGAGCATCTCTCCGTGTTGGAGCGGGGCCTGTCCGAATCCTTAGTTAACCAGGTCAAGGCTTGCTACCAGATCAATGTCCTGCTGGCCGGCGGAGCAAAGGCTACATACTTCATTGATCTCTCTGCAG GACGTGGGCGAATAGGCCCTGGGCCGCCCGACCACAGTCCCGACGTGGTTTTGGAGGTGTCTGAGAGTGACCTAGAGGCCTTCATTCTGGGGGAGCTCCATCCTTTGAACGCCTACGTCTGCGGGAGGCTTCAGGTCCATGGAGACCTGAGtgtggccctcaagctggaaGAGCTCTTCAAAGTGATGAAGCAAAGAAGATGA
- the PML gene encoding protein PML: MEEEFEFLLCGRCRREAKNPKLLACLHTVCMECLEENKPVGQCPVCRVSLARASGASFQDNVLFASLQAKLNTYRKIADDRDLVCDNCKDAAEFWCSECSEFLCLKCYKSHQWYLKQKSHETQKLADLKKDTAQSFLEGAKKSSNLLCSEHAQVISIYCRGCRKPLCCSCALLDGEHYNAKLYCDIRAEIEGRKEELGKIKAELGEKRRSYEKTYSTVHERLQQLEKVRNETRDEIQEKVEEMVRWIQKKGEELLGKVDSQLHQEREDVQRKLQCAERIVKRLESSERLVEKMNLFASDQELLDMAPFVKESLDELRREKVLAVGFRVQADNISEVRGELQALFKRVRGCEDAVGCPPSASLPVAPVVGSKGLHNEKSQPRTQGPTYTLSLKKTPHGFVSITTPVKRLMGQKEKSTQASPKVMKLEDHERDDGQTSERHVQDVGLSSWSPSPRESTPEREQSGAVNSVELLENSVHEVCESEVASILISSSEDTEDDMM, from the exons ATGGAGGAAGAATTTGAGTTCTTGCTGTGCGGGAGGTGCCGGAGAGAGGCCAAAAACCCCAAGCTCCTAGCTTGCCTTCACACCGTCTGCATGGAGTGCCTGGAGGAGAACAAGCCCGTGGGCCAGTGTCCCGTCTGCCGGGTCTCCCTCGCACGCGCCAGCGGGGCTTCCTTCCAGGACAACGTGCTCTTTGCAAGCCTCCAGGCCAAGCTGAACACCTACCGGAAGATCGCCGACGACCGGGATTTGGTATGCGATAACTGCAAAGATGCAGCCGAGTTCTGGTGCTCCGAGTGCTCCGAGTTCCTCTGCCTGAAATGCTACAAGTCTCACCAGTGGTACTTGAAGCAGAAGAGCCACGAGACCCAGAAACTGGCCGATCTGAAGAAGGATACTGCCCAGAGCTTCTTGGAGGGGGCAAAGAAGTCCAGCAACCTTTTGTGTTCGGAGCACGCCCAGGTTATAAG CATCTACTGCCGCGGCTGCCGCAAGCCCCTCTGCTGCTCCTGCGCTCTTCTCGACGGCGAGCACTACAACGCCAAGCTGTACTGCGACATCCGCGCGGAAATCGAAGGCCGGAAGGAGGAGCTGGGGAAGATCAAGGCGGAGCTGGGCGAGAAGAGGAGGAGCTACGAGAAGACGTACAGCACCGTCCACGAACGGCTGCAGCAGCTGGAGAAGGTGCGCAACGAGACCCGGGACGAGATCCAGGAGAAGGTGGAGGAGATGGTCCGGTGGATCCAGAAGAAGGGGGAGGAGCTCCTGGGGAAGGTGGACAGCCAGCTCCACCAGGAGCGCGAGGACGTGCAGAGGAAGCTCCAGTGCGCCGAGCGCATCGTCAAGAG GTTGGAGTCCAGCGAGCGGCTGGTGGAGAAGATGAACCTCTTTGCTTCGGACCAGGAGTTGTTGGACATGGCCCCCTTCGTCAAGGAGTCCCTGGACGAGCTCCGCAGGGAGAAGGTTCTGGCCGTGGGTTTCCGTGTCCAGGCGGATAACATCTCGGAGGTCAGAGGCGAACTTCAGGCCCTGTTTAAAAGGGTGAGAGGTTGCGAAG ATGCTGTTGGCTGCCCGCCTTCTGCTTCTCTGCCAGTTGCCCCAGTGGTCGGTTCG AAAGGTCTTCATAATGAGAAAAGCCAGCCAAGGACCCAGGGGCCAACGTACACCCTCAGTCTCAAAAAGACGCCTCATGGATTT GTCTCGATCACCACCCCAGTGAAACGGCTGATGGGACAGAAGGAAAAGTCCACTCAGGCTTCTCCCAAGGTGATGAAGCTGGAGGACCACGAGCGTGACGACGGGCAGACCTCCGAGCGGCACGTCCAGGATGTTGGGCTGAGTTCCTGGTCCCCTTCCCCCCGCGAGTCGACCCCAGAGAGGGAGCAGAGTGGGGCGGTCAACTCGGTGGAGCTCTTGGAGAATTCTGTGCACGAGGTCTGCGAATCGG AGGTCGCCAGTATCCTGATCAGCAGCTCCGAGGACACCGAAGACGACATGATG TGA